One part of the Clostridium thermosuccinogenes genome encodes these proteins:
- a CDS encoding MFS transporter, whose product MKLDYKKTMLVGLGFFTVSLVWTIYNVAVPLYLKEFALSGAVIGFIMALDNIFAVVFQPIFGTLSDRTNTRYGRRMPYLLVGIPLAAISFFIIPFTRQSLPLLMIAVIFLNFFMSVYRSPAVALMPDLTPRALRSKANGIINFMGGLGTAIAYLVSWLLFKMGEFYPYVTVAGAMIITIIVMYNFIKEPETPVDDAPEVQKQKGEHDKGKTLSLVFLLLAIFFWFTGFNAIETFFSTYGEAVLGVDKSVSSQLLLSVSVLFLIFAMPAGIVSRRFGRKNTILTGLCLFIFTCVSLIFIKKVAIMYFLLGLGGISWALININSYPMVVEMTSSGGVGKYTGYYYLFSMLAAIISPILYGFLADMLGDGFLFIYAAVALVIALFFMMLVKHGEAPMEEKKGFENLEHMES is encoded by the coding sequence ATGAAGCTGGATTATAAAAAAACGATGCTGGTCGGTTTAGGTTTTTTTACGGTAAGCTTGGTATGGACCATATACAATGTTGCTGTGCCGCTGTATCTCAAGGAGTTTGCTTTGTCGGGGGCAGTGATTGGTTTCATAATGGCTCTTGACAATATCTTTGCTGTTGTTTTCCAGCCCATTTTCGGCACCTTAAGCGACAGAACCAATACAAGATACGGAAGGAGAATGCCTTATCTTCTGGTGGGCATACCCCTTGCAGCAATAAGCTTTTTTATAATTCCTTTTACCAGGCAAAGCCTGCCACTGCTTATGATAGCAGTAATATTCCTTAACTTCTTCATGAGCGTATACAGATCTCCTGCAGTTGCCCTGATGCCGGATTTAACTCCGAGGGCTTTGAGGAGCAAGGCAAACGGCATCATTAATTTTATGGGTGGGCTGGGTACTGCTATTGCATACCTTGTATCATGGTTGCTTTTTAAAATGGGAGAGTTCTATCCCTATGTCACCGTCGCCGGCGCAATGATTATAACCATTATCGTGATGTACAACTTTATAAAAGAGCCGGAAACACCGGTCGATGATGCTCCTGAAGTGCAAAAGCAGAAGGGTGAGCATGATAAGGGCAAAACCCTCAGCTTGGTATTCCTGCTTCTGGCGATTTTTTTCTGGTTTACAGGCTTCAATGCCATAGAAACCTTCTTTTCTACTTACGGAGAAGCTGTCCTGGGAGTGGACAAGAGCGTTTCGTCCCAATTGCTCCTTTCCGTATCGGTCCTTTTCCTTATATTTGCCATGCCAGCAGGTATTGTTTCCAGGAGGTTCGGAAGGAAGAATACTATACTTACAGGATTGTGCTTGTTCATTTTTACCTGTGTAAGCCTGATATTCATCAAAAAGGTGGCAATAATGTATTTCTTGCTGGGCTTAGGGGGAATAAGCTGGGCTCTCATAAATATAAACTCTTACCCCATGGTGGTTGAAATGACTTCTTCCGGCGGAGTGGGCAAATATACAGGATATTACTATCTATTCTCGATGCTGGCAGCTATAATATCACCAATATTATACGGCTTTCTTGCAGATATGTTGGGGGATGGATTCCTGTTTATATATGCAGCGGTGGCTCTGGTGATAGCTCTCTTCTTCATGATGCTGGTCAAGCACGGGGAAGCTCCGATGGAAGAGAAGAAGGGCTTTGAAAACCTGGAGCATATGGAATCATAG
- a CDS encoding (2Fe-2S) ferredoxin domain-containing protein encodes MLDVYICVGSSCHLKGSYYILKSFQELIKKYKLEDRVELKASFCLGNCTDGVSVKVQDDMIGGVTPDNAEQKFKEVILERLQNEHNSI; translated from the coding sequence CTGTTGGATGTATATATTTGTGTAGGGAGTTCCTGCCATTTAAAAGGATCGTATTATATTTTAAAATCATTTCAAGAGCTCATAAAAAAATACAAGCTGGAAGACCGGGTAGAGCTGAAAGCTTCTTTTTGCCTGGGGAATTGCACAGATGGTGTTTCGGTTAAAGTGCAGGACGATATGATCGGAGGCGTAACCCCTGACAATGCGGAGCAGAAATTTAAGGAAGTAATATTAGAAAGGCTGCAAAATGAGCATAATTCAATTTAA
- a CDS encoding SpoIIE family protein phosphatase: MSLYIDASYESLNKFNEELCGDKVEIIRNRDSVIVVLADGLGSGVKANILATLTSKIIGTMLTEGASVDEAVETIVNTLPVCRERGIAYSTFSILQVFYSGKAYLAEFDNPSMIRLKKGVFVDVERENRAINGKRILESRFSVSPGDLFVMMSDGVIHAGIGSTLNMGWQWENVRDYIAKTYRPDMSARNMSKLLISACDNLYSRMPGDDATAVAIKIREPVQVNIMIGPPVDRSMDGYVVGRFMEQKGKKIVCGGTTSQIVSRELNKEIITTINYFNPSIPPTAEIEGIDMATEGVLTFGKALEFVKNCFSSESTINDFLSLNKQDGASRLAKILLEEGTSMHFFVGRAINPAHQNPELPLNLSLKLKLVEEMAEYLKKMGKHVEVEYY; encoded by the coding sequence ATGAGCCTGTACATTGATGCAAGCTACGAAAGTTTAAATAAATTCAATGAGGAGCTATGTGGCGACAAGGTTGAAATAATAAGGAACAGGGATTCGGTCATAGTAGTCCTGGCAGACGGACTGGGAAGCGGGGTTAAGGCGAACATACTCGCCACCCTTACAAGCAAAATAATCGGTACCATGCTGACAGAAGGTGCCAGTGTTGATGAGGCAGTGGAAACTATTGTAAATACTCTGCCGGTTTGCAGGGAAAGGGGAATAGCCTATTCAACCTTCTCCATACTGCAGGTGTTTTACTCCGGAAAGGCTTATCTTGCCGAGTTTGACAATCCGTCGATGATAAGGCTGAAAAAAGGTGTTTTTGTGGATGTTGAGAGGGAAAACAGGGCCATCAACGGCAAGAGGATTTTGGAAAGCAGATTTTCCGTAAGTCCCGGAGATTTATTTGTGATGATGAGCGACGGCGTGATTCATGCGGGTATTGGAAGTACGCTGAACATGGGATGGCAGTGGGAAAATGTGAGGGATTATATCGCCAAAACCTATAGACCGGATATGTCTGCCAGAAACATGTCCAAGCTTTTGATTTCTGCATGCGATAACCTGTACTCCCGCATGCCTGGGGATGACGCTACTGCAGTTGCAATAAAAATAAGGGAGCCTGTCCAAGTCAATATAATGATAGGTCCTCCGGTGGACAGGAGCATGGATGGGTATGTTGTCGGCAGGTTTATGGAGCAGAAAGGCAAGAAGATTGTATGCGGTGGCACTACATCCCAGATTGTGAGCAGGGAACTGAACAAGGAAATTATAACGACCATCAATTATTTTAATCCTTCAATACCACCTACCGCTGAAATAGAAGGGATAGATATGGCTACGGAGGGTGTGCTCACCTTCGGAAAGGCCTTGGAATTTGTCAAAAACTGCTTTTCTTCGGAAAGCACTATAAATGATTTTCTGAGCTTGAATAAACAGGATGGTGCTTCCCGATTGGCTAAAATTCTGCTGGAGGAAGGCACATCAATGCATTTTTTTGTAGGAAGAGCTATCAACCCTGCCCACCAGAATCCTGAGCTTCCGCTCAATCTCAGCTTAAAGCTTAAACTGGTGGAAGAGATGGCCGAGTACCTGAAAAAAATGGGCAAGCATGTTGAGGTGGAGTATTATTGA
- a CDS encoding S-layer homology domain-containing protein: MKNNLKKRIKKGIAVLAASLMLTAINPAYAADYSIKIEQNGYLRSDGNYYFWDPLKAVAKNIRYINNDVYITTDGECYYYRGYYNYNGKKILDNVAMISDVVHDSYYDYFYYLHTDGNLMYAQKRQDDIETKVVIEKMGNLKQLDSSYALTGKGDLYYLGVDEARLIDTNVKSYEYFPTHINYNGEYTFYAMLYLKNDNSLYSSYGVDLSNINEKPRHLLNNVTYYEVKGLQLRAKTSDNTWYAWGDNSSYQIYKDIVDGYNVAPKYVDVPRKITDNILYQEEGYELRLDGSFYRKDKESGTVKYTLLDTDVATVTKPGNGYIYQKFNGDVYHIKETWANHYYQPVPGTSKLLCKDVAIKVTDPDKYRVEYNLNIFKKDGTIVVIDRDGKVIDTLIPSKYFSSSSWAQAELQEADKLGLLDSVIDYVFDRDISRMKFCALIVDMCETYLGKEMPVSTSNPFRDLDYDDVKDQKDIILKAYAAGIVNGTDATTFSPSSTIDRQQMAAMMYRAAKYLNPGIKAGNPAKFADADKINNWAAESVNAMSSLGIIKGSDGKFNPNERATIEQSALMVLRLFKVLKQGA, encoded by the coding sequence ATGAAGAATAATCTGAAGAAAAGAATTAAAAAAGGAATTGCTGTTTTAGCTGCTTCTCTGATGCTTACGGCCATCAATCCCGCATATGCAGCCGATTATTCCATCAAGATTGAGCAAAATGGATATCTTAGAAGTGACGGTAATTATTATTTTTGGGATCCGTTGAAAGCTGTGGCAAAAAATATAAGATATATAAATAATGATGTTTACATAACTACTGACGGAGAGTGCTATTATTATCGTGGTTATTATAACTATAATGGTAAAAAAATACTGGACAATGTGGCGATGATTTCAGATGTAGTTCATGATTCTTACTATGATTATTTTTATTATTTGCATACCGATGGCAATTTGATGTATGCCCAAAAGAGACAGGATGATATTGAGACAAAGGTTGTTATTGAAAAAATGGGCAATTTAAAGCAGCTCGACTCCAGTTATGCTCTGACAGGGAAAGGAGACCTGTATTATTTAGGTGTGGACGAAGCGAGACTGATAGATACCAATGTAAAAAGCTATGAATACTTTCCTACACATATAAACTATAATGGAGAGTACACGTTCTACGCTATGCTTTATTTAAAGAATGACAATTCTTTGTATTCAAGCTATGGGGTCGACCTGTCAAACATAAATGAGAAACCAAGGCATTTGCTGAACAATGTAACGTATTATGAAGTTAAAGGCTTGCAGCTCAGGGCAAAGACCTCTGATAACACGTGGTATGCATGGGGCGACAATAGTTCATATCAAATTTATAAAGACATAGTTGACGGATATAATGTTGCGCCAAAGTATGTGGATGTGCCCAGAAAAATAACCGACAATATACTGTATCAGGAAGAAGGATATGAACTTAGGCTGGATGGCAGCTTTTACAGAAAAGATAAAGAATCAGGTACAGTAAAATATACCTTGCTGGATACAGATGTAGCTACTGTGACCAAACCAGGTAATGGCTACATATATCAGAAATTTAATGGCGATGTTTATCATATTAAAGAAACTTGGGCCAACCATTATTATCAGCCTGTCCCTGGTACATCAAAATTATTGTGCAAAGACGTAGCAATAAAAGTTACGGATCCCGATAAATATAGGGTAGAGTATAATCTCAATATTTTTAAAAAAGATGGCACAATAGTGGTAATTGACCGTGATGGCAAGGTGATTGATACCCTCATCCCTTCAAAATATTTCAGCTCAAGCAGTTGGGCGCAGGCTGAACTGCAGGAGGCAGACAAGCTTGGACTTCTGGATTCTGTTATTGATTATGTCTTTGACAGAGATATTAGCCGAATGAAATTCTGTGCTCTGATTGTCGATATGTGCGAAACATATTTGGGCAAAGAAATGCCTGTATCTACTTCAAATCCTTTTAGAGACCTGGACTATGATGATGTGAAGGACCAAAAAGATATCATTCTAAAAGCTTACGCTGCAGGCATTGTAAATGGAACGGATGCTACAACCTTTAGCCCAAGTTCCACCATTGACCGCCAACAGATGGCAGCCATGATGTATAGGGCGGCAAAATACTTAAACCCAGGAATAAAAGCTGGTAATCCTGCTAAGTTTGCTGATGCCGATAAAATCAACAATTGGGCCGCCGAAAGCGTAAATGCCATGTCTTCCTTGGGCATTATCAAAGGCAGCGATGGCAAGTTTAACCCAAATGAAAGAGCGACAATTGAGCAATCCGCCTTGATGGTATTGCGCTTATTCAAAGTACTAAAGCAGGGAGCATAA
- a CDS encoding glycerophosphodiester phosphodiesterase, with protein sequence MKVIAHRGASAYAPENTMSAFKKAISMGAGGIELDVQLSRDGRVVVIHDEKVDRTSDGKGWVKDFDLIDLKALDFGSWFGQEYAGERIPVLEEVLDLLKDWDGLLNIEIKNGLIIYPGIEEKVAELIKKYDFVNRVIISSFNHYSLVEMKRILPQVKTGILYMAGLYEPWEYAKRIKAYALHPAYYNVVPEIMEGCIKHGVAVNPFTVDHPDLIRKMAAAGVSGIITNVPDVAIKILEEM encoded by the coding sequence ATGAAGGTGATTGCACACAGGGGTGCGTCGGCGTATGCACCCGAGAATACGATGAGCGCATTTAAAAAAGCTATATCCATGGGCGCAGGAGGAATTGAGCTGGATGTGCAGCTGTCCAGGGATGGAAGAGTCGTGGTTATTCATGATGAAAAGGTGGACAGGACCAGTGACGGAAAGGGATGGGTAAAGGATTTTGACTTGATCGATCTGAAGGCCCTTGACTTTGGAAGTTGGTTCGGACAGGAATATGCCGGGGAAAGGATACCTGTACTGGAAGAAGTTCTGGATTTGCTAAAAGACTGGGACGGCCTTCTGAACATCGAAATAAAGAATGGCCTGATAATCTATCCCGGCATAGAAGAGAAGGTTGCCGAGCTAATAAAAAAATATGATTTTGTAAACCGTGTCATCATATCCTCCTTTAACCACTACAGCCTTGTGGAGATGAAACGGATACTGCCCCAAGTTAAGACAGGGATTTTGTATATGGCAGGCCTGTATGAACCCTGGGAATATGCGAAGCGGATCAAAGCTTACGCCTTGCATCCCGCTTACTATAATGTGGTTCCTGAAATTATGGAAGGGTGCATCAAGCATGGGGTTGCAGTAAATCCCTTTACCGTCGATCATCCTGATCTTATTCGAAAAATGGCAGCGGCTGGGGTGAGTGGAATAATAACTAATGTACCGGATGTTGCTATAAAAATACTTGAAGAAATGTGA
- a CDS encoding sodium-dependent transporter, producing the protein MEKRERFASRLGFILISAGCAIGLGDVWRFPYIAGQYGGGIFVLIYLIFIFMLGIPIITMELAVGRASQKSIATSFNVLEKKGQKWHWMGYAGVAGNYILMMFYTTIAGWMLAYFYRMLTGQFDGLDTQQVGQIFSNLIANPVEMTVWMVITTVVCFGICSLGLQEGVEKVTKVMMVLLLAIIVLLAVKSMTLPNAGKGLSFYLMPDVNQIKENGIWETIFAAMSQAFFTLSIGIGSLAIFGSYIGKDRRLLGESINIAVLDTAISIIAGLIIFPACFSFNVDPGQGPGLIFVTLPNIFNAMSGGRIWGSLFFIFMSFAAFSTVIAVFENIISFGVDLWGWSRKKASIINMFLLIVLSMPCILGFNVLSWIQPLGEGTGILDLEDFIISYNLLPLGSLVYLLFCVTRYGWGFDKYLEEVNAGKGLKVPRALKGYLTWILPAIILVVLIQGYINVFGK; encoded by the coding sequence ATGGAAAAAAGAGAGAGGTTTGCTTCTCGCTTAGGTTTCATCTTAATCTCTGCGGGATGTGCCATCGGGTTAGGTGATGTTTGGCGGTTTCCTTACATTGCAGGACAATATGGCGGAGGAATATTCGTTCTGATCTATCTGATATTTATTTTTATGCTCGGTATTCCCATCATCACAATGGAGCTCGCGGTAGGACGTGCCAGTCAGAAAAGCATTGCCACTTCTTTTAATGTTCTGGAGAAAAAGGGACAAAAATGGCATTGGATGGGTTATGCCGGAGTAGCCGGAAATTACATACTAATGATGTTTTATACCACCATTGCCGGTTGGATGCTGGCTTATTTCTACAGGATGCTGACAGGCCAGTTTGATGGTCTTGATACCCAGCAGGTTGGTCAAATATTTTCAAACCTTATAGCCAATCCGGTAGAGATGACTGTGTGGATGGTTATAACAACTGTTGTTTGCTTTGGAATTTGCTCCCTTGGTTTGCAGGAGGGTGTTGAAAAGGTTACCAAGGTCATGATGGTATTGCTTCTGGCCATCATCGTGCTGCTGGCGGTTAAGTCCATGACGCTTCCAAATGCCGGTAAAGGCTTAAGCTTTTATCTCATGCCCGATGTTAATCAGATAAAAGAAAATGGCATCTGGGAAACAATTTTTGCTGCCATGAGCCAGGCATTCTTTACCTTAAGCATAGGAATCGGTTCCTTGGCTATATTCGGTAGTTACATCGGGAAAGATCGCCGACTTCTCGGTGAGTCCATTAATATTGCTGTATTAGACACTGCGATTTCAATTATTGCAGGACTTATCATCTTCCCCGCTTGCTTTTCTTTTAACGTTGACCCAGGGCAAGGGCCAGGACTTATATTTGTAACATTGCCCAATATTTTTAACGCAATGAGCGGCGGAAGAATCTGGGGCTCGCTGTTTTTCATCTTTATGTCCTTTGCAGCCTTTTCCACGGTTATCGCCGTCTTTGAAAACATAATTTCCTTCGGGGTGGACCTCTGGGGATGGAGCCGAAAAAAGGCATCCATTATTAACATGTTTTTGCTCATCGTGCTTTCCATGCCATGTATTCTAGGTTTCAATGTCTTAAGCTGGATTCAGCCCTTAGGAGAAGGCACCGGCATACTGGACCTGGAAGATTTCATAATCAGCTATAATCTGCTTCCTTTAGGTTCACTGGTTTATCTGCTTTTCTGCGTTACCCGCTATGGTTGGGGATTTGACAAATACCTTGAGGAAGTCAATGCTGGAAAGGGATTAAAAGTACCCCGTGCTCTGAAAGGGTATTTGACCTGGATTTTGCCTGCCATCATCTTGGTGGTGCTTATTCAGGGATATATCAATGTGTTCGGTAAGTAA
- a CDS encoding [Fe-Fe] hydrogenase large subunit C-terminal domain-containing protein, with translation MSIIQFKEANCKNCYKCIRNCPIKVIAFRNDQAEIVEEECILCGRCLTVCPQNAKTVKSDIDRVKGFLSKNEKVYVSLAPSYVAAFDTDEPERVVAALFKLGVTHVEETAIGATQVSKEYGKLMNDKKMNNIITTCCPSIVSLVERYYPTLIGQMAPVVSPMVAHARMMRSMYGPRIKIVFIGPCIAKKRECTEIANEGSVDAVLTFEELEKWMDMEGIDINSIDAGELKGLSNPAARLYPSPGGIIKTLHADDRKKYKCISVDGIDRCIEILDWMKEGKVKSYFIEMNSCTGGCLGGPCIGKVEGGFLGARDKLLNYARKKLKDPTHALVEDAKAPLERNFIDRSKPMDIPDEDTIRSILSMIGKVNKDKELNCGACGYSTCRDKAIAVYNKKADLKMCLPYMREKAESISNIIMHNSPNALIALDKNLIIQEYNLSACKLFKMEDTDMSGKHIYEILNCPDFEAALQNGENILDKKYYYDAYGITVMQSIIYVREYDMIIAIIKDITENEEQRKKIYSMRSETIDIAQKVIEKQMRVAQEIASLLGETTAETKVALTGLKKSILADMGEEK, from the coding sequence ATGAGCATAATTCAATTTAAGGAAGCAAACTGCAAAAATTGCTATAAATGTATTCGCAACTGTCCCATAAAAGTCATTGCTTTTAGGAACGATCAGGCTGAAATTGTTGAAGAGGAATGCATCCTATGTGGAAGATGTCTTACTGTCTGTCCCCAGAACGCCAAGACTGTCAAGAGCGATATTGACAGGGTGAAAGGTTTCCTGTCCAAAAATGAAAAGGTATATGTTAGCCTTGCTCCTTCTTATGTTGCGGCTTTTGATACCGATGAACCCGAAAGGGTGGTGGCTGCTTTGTTCAAGCTGGGCGTTACCCATGTTGAGGAGACGGCCATAGGAGCCACACAGGTATCAAAAGAATATGGAAAACTCATGAATGATAAAAAGATGAACAACATTATAACCACTTGCTGCCCTAGCATAGTTTCCCTTGTGGAGCGGTATTATCCGACATTGATCGGTCAGATGGCGCCTGTGGTATCTCCTATGGTTGCCCATGCCAGGATGATGCGGAGCATGTACGGACCAAGGATAAAAATCGTTTTTATAGGCCCCTGTATTGCTAAAAAAAGGGAATGTACTGAAATAGCAAATGAAGGCAGCGTAGATGCCGTGCTTACCTTTGAGGAGCTGGAAAAATGGATGGACATGGAAGGTATTGACATTAACAGCATAGATGCCGGGGAGCTTAAAGGATTAAGCAATCCTGCGGCGAGGCTTTATCCGTCGCCGGGAGGCATTATAAAGACCTTGCATGCCGATGATAGAAAAAAGTATAAATGCATAAGCGTGGATGGAATAGACAGATGCATTGAAATATTGGATTGGATGAAGGAAGGTAAAGTAAAAAGCTATTTCATTGAGATGAATAGCTGTACCGGAGGCTGTCTTGGAGGACCCTGCATCGGAAAAGTGGAAGGCGGCTTTTTAGGAGCCCGGGACAAGCTGCTCAACTATGCAAGGAAAAAACTTAAGGATCCAACCCATGCATTAGTTGAGGATGCCAAGGCGCCGCTGGAGAGGAATTTTATTGACCGGTCAAAGCCCATGGACATTCCGGATGAAGATACAATTAGAAGCATATTGAGCATGATAGGCAAGGTAAACAAGGATAAGGAGCTTAATTGCGGTGCATGCGGATATTCCACCTGCAGGGATAAGGCGATCGCTGTATATAATAAGAAGGCGGATCTTAAGATGTGCCTTCCCTATATGAGGGAAAAAGCTGAATCCATTTCAAACATAATAATGCATAACTCACCTAACGCTTTAATAGCTTTGGACAAGAACTTAATCATACAGGAATATAATTTGTCTGCCTGCAAGCTTTTCAAAATGGAGGACACAGATATGTCCGGCAAGCATATCTATGAAATTCTCAATTGTCCTGATTTTGAAGCTGCACTGCAAAACGGGGAAAACATTCTGGACAAAAAGTACTACTATGATGCCTATGGAATTACTGTGATGCAGTCAATTATTTATGTAAGAGAATACGATATGATTATCGCCATCATCAAAGATATTACGGAAAACGAAGAACAAAGGAAGAAGATATACTCAATGCGTTCGGAAACCATAGATATAGCCCAAAAAGTCATTGAAAAGCAAATGAGAGTGGCCCAGGAAATTGCAAGCCTCCTGGGGGAAACAACAGCTGAAACCAAAGTAGCCCTTACAGGATTGAAAAAATCAATATTAGCTGATATGGGTGAAGAAAAATGA
- a CDS encoding ISLre2 family transposase, translating to MYNSIQHFIGFGVKKIEEKVKKFVEKPTDLADLVLGLHEELLELGRNIVTEVLEDMDDYLRESASRKQNWEIVRKDRTGLLTSFGPISYERTYFKPKKGGKRQYLVDRIVGINPHDRVSADVVINAVEEAAESSYRKGGEKAAYMDEVSKQAVMNKVHELEVVQPSVEKRKDETPKILYIEADEDHVAQQGKKRHKTEDEWGASSTLMPKLVYVHEGIDHEKSTKKRKVLKNPRYFGGIRDSEELWLEVSQYIDDTYDVDKIETVYISGDGAAWIKQGLNWIGKSKFVLDKYHLSKYVKVATAHLEDEDIEQELDDALKEADKAGLKKAFAKILEKTESETKRKAVNDAKRYILNNWAGIEIKVDNYEIVGCSAEGHVSHILSDRLSSRPMGWSKNGADKMAQLRIFKKNGGKVYDLVMAQKKKEQREQAQQLQDELIRELRTNRNRYDGVWDSNLTIISKGHKTLLYRALRAFVG from the coding sequence ATGTACAATAGTATACAACATTTTATTGGTTTTGGTGTAAAAAAGATTGAAGAAAAGGTAAAAAAATTTGTTGAAAAGCCTACGGACCTAGCTGACCTTGTTTTGGGATTGCATGAAGAACTTCTTGAATTAGGTAGAAACATTGTTACAGAAGTTCTTGAAGATATGGATGATTATCTGCGGGAATCGGCTTCTCGCAAGCAGAACTGGGAAATTGTAAGAAAGGATAGAACAGGACTTTTAACAAGCTTTGGACCCATCAGTTATGAACGAACATATTTTAAGCCTAAGAAAGGCGGAAAAAGGCAATATCTTGTGGATAGAATAGTTGGTATCAATCCTCATGACCGAGTAAGTGCTGATGTTGTCATAAATGCTGTGGAAGAGGCTGCGGAGAGCAGTTATAGAAAAGGTGGAGAAAAAGCTGCATACATGGATGAGGTAAGCAAACAGGCTGTAATGAATAAAGTACATGAACTTGAAGTTGTTCAGCCATCGGTGGAAAAGAGAAAGGATGAGACACCAAAGATTCTGTATATTGAGGCTGATGAAGACCATGTAGCGCAGCAAGGGAAAAAGAGACATAAGACAGAAGATGAATGGGGAGCAAGTAGCACACTAATGCCTAAGCTTGTATACGTTCATGAGGGAATTGACCATGAAAAAAGCACGAAGAAGAGAAAAGTATTGAAGAATCCCCGTTATTTTGGAGGAATCAGAGATAGTGAAGAACTGTGGCTAGAGGTTTCCCAATACATAGATGATACTTATGATGTGGATAAGATTGAAACTGTATATATATCTGGAGATGGAGCAGCTTGGATAAAACAGGGATTAAACTGGATTGGTAAAAGCAAGTTTGTATTGGATAAGTATCATTTGAGCAAATACGTAAAAGTAGCAACGGCACACTTGGAAGACGAAGATATCGAACAGGAATTAGATGATGCCTTGAAAGAAGCTGATAAGGCGGGGCTTAAGAAGGCATTTGCTAAAATTCTTGAAAAGACAGAATCGGAGACAAAGAGGAAAGCGGTTAACGATGCAAAAAGATATATATTGAATAACTGGGCAGGAATAGAGATAAAGGTAGATAACTATGAAATTGTAGGATGCAGTGCTGAAGGGCATGTAAGCCATATTCTATCCGATAGGTTAAGCAGCAGGCCAATGGGTTGGTCAAAAAATGGTGCGGACAAGATGGCCCAACTCAGAATTTTCAAGAAAAACGGAGGAAAAGTATACGACTTGGTAATGGCTCAAAAGAAGAAAGAACAACGGGAGCAGGCACAGCAGCTACAAGATGAATTAATTCGTGAATTGAGAACAAATAGGAATAGATATGATGGTGTTTGGGACAGTAATCTAACAATAATCAGTAAAGGCCATAAAACACTGCTTTATAGAGCGCTAAGAGCCTTTGTAGGGTAA